Proteins encoded by one window of Rhodobacteraceae bacterium IMCC1335:
- the argH gene encoding argininosuccinate lyase yields MDQNFDKFPAEVYARSVLAPDLDIYRTFFSDALHDINVAHGIMLAKQGLLSASECADILAALDEIHRTKPWANVPFDGSFEDLFFLVEQELGTIVGAEVAGKLHTGRSRNDIEHTMFRMELRLRLLNMLDEFSALAEKLIRRAEKGKDEVVLLYTHGQPAQPSVLGHYLGAAIEFVLRDMRRILSALGDIDLCPMGAAAITTSGFPLDRAEIARLLGFSDIVENSYGAIAGVDHITSCYSSIRLGCLHLGRLVQDLVTWTGFEVRQIDVPDGFVQISSIMPQKRNPVPLEHLRLKLSLAAGGAEQIVQTMHNTPFADMNDSERETQAAGFAVFDRLSHALPLLGDFITAMEINRESVQRRIQLSMATITELADTLVREEGISFRAAHGVAHALSKSSLAQGVPLDQVDYQDFANAFETAIGKLPTLSKDKLKQATSAAYFIEIRDLPGGPGAKPMAASLAGYSVTLQTLQNEIERLRLQIDRANVDRTEQARKLAGGKE; encoded by the coding sequence ATGGATCAGAACTTTGATAAGTTTCCTGCCGAGGTTTACGCGCGGTCCGTGCTTGCGCCGGACCTTGACATCTATCGCACATTTTTCTCGGATGCGTTGCATGATATCAACGTTGCGCACGGAATTATGCTTGCGAAACAGGGGCTATTATCTGCCAGTGAATGCGCTGACATTCTGGCCGCTCTGGATGAAATTCACCGCACTAAGCCGTGGGCAAATGTACCGTTTGATGGCAGCTTTGAAGATCTGTTTTTCCTCGTAGAGCAGGAATTAGGCACGATTGTTGGCGCCGAGGTTGCGGGTAAATTACATACCGGCAGGTCGCGCAATGACATTGAACACACGATGTTTCGGATGGAGCTTCGTCTGCGGCTATTGAATATGCTGGATGAATTTTCCGCGCTGGCAGAAAAGCTGATCCGCCGGGCTGAAAAAGGTAAGGACGAGGTGGTCCTGCTATACACGCACGGACAGCCGGCCCAGCCATCGGTTCTTGGGCATTATCTGGGTGCGGCGATTGAATTTGTTTTGCGCGACATGCGGCGTATCCTCAGCGCGCTGGGCGATATAGATTTGTGTCCGATGGGGGCTGCCGCCATTACAACGTCTGGATTTCCGTTGGATAGGGCCGAGATTGCTCGGCTGCTGGGCTTTTCCGATATTGTTGAAAATTCCTATGGGGCCATTGCCGGTGTCGACCATATCACCAGTTGCTACAGTTCGATCAGGCTGGGCTGTCTGCATCTTGGGCGCCTTGTGCAGGATTTGGTGACATGGACCGGTTTTGAGGTTCGCCAGATTGATGTTCCTGATGGATTTGTGCAGATATCGTCGATCATGCCGCAAAAGCGTAATCCGGTGCCGCTGGAGCATCTGCGTTTAAAGCTGTCGCTGGCGGCGGGCGGTGCGGAACAGATTGTGCAGACGATGCATAACACACCTTTTGCCGACATGAATGATTCCGAGCGCGAAACACAGGCTGCCGGTTTTGCCGTATTTGACAGGCTATCGCACGCGCTGCCTTTGCTTGGCGACTTCATCACTGCGATGGAGATCAACAGGGAGTCCGTCCAACGCCGGATCCAGCTTTCGATGGCAACGATTACCGAACTGGCCGACACGCTGGTCCGCGAAGAGGGCATCAGTTTTCGGGCGGCGCACGGGGTTGCGCACGCGCTATCAAAAAGCTCACTTGCCCAAGGGGTTCCCCTAGATCAGGTTGATTATCAGGATTTTGCAAATGCGTTTGAAACGGCGATTGGCAAACTTCCTACACTATCAAAAGACAAGCTGAAACAGGCGACAAGCGCTGCCTATTTTATTGAGATTCGTGATTTGCCCGGCGGACCGGGGGCAAAACCAATGGCTGCTTCTCTGGCTGGATACAGCGTGACATTGCAGACCTTGCAGAATGAGATCGAACGCCTTCGCTTGCAGATAGACAGGGCGAATGTTGATCGCACTGAACAGGCGCGCAAGCTGGCGGGCGGGAAGGAATAA
- the ugpC gene encoding sn-glycerol-3-phosphate ABC transporter ATP-binding protein UgpC — MAEVKITKLTKKFGNTVVVQDFDLTIKNSEFVVFVGPSGCGKSTTLRMVAGLEEITSGDIVIDGKLVNNVHPKSRDIAMVFQSYALYPHMNVFDNISFGLRAQKLGKPEIEKRTNEAAAILGLEELLARRPGELSGGQKQRVAMGRAIVRKPKVFLFDEPLSNLDAKLRHKMRAEMKLLHQQVQTTTIYVTHDQVEAMTLADRIVIMCNGRIEQVGTPDEVYKTPKTQFVAGFIGSPAMNFVTGIVEAAGRGTALKTDDGSVIAMPKCLAKVGKRVTVGFRPEHMQLASTTTKPKSAISVSVTPSVIEPMGHETIVTCNAPFGEITSRITEEVKLRVGRELQFHVASDKLHFFDDKTGKRME; from the coding sequence ATGGCCGAGGTAAAAATTACCAAGCTGACCAAAAAGTTTGGAAATACAGTTGTGGTGCAGGATTTTGATCTGACCATCAAGAACAGTGAATTTGTGGTTTTCGTTGGGCCGTCAGGATGCGGTAAATCTACCACATTGCGTATGGTCGCGGGGCTGGAGGAAATCACCTCCGGCGATATCGTAATCGATGGCAAGCTGGTCAATAACGTCCACCCCAAAAGCCGTGATATTGCGATGGTGTTCCAGAGTTACGCGCTGTATCCTCATATGAACGTCTTTGATAATATCTCGTTTGGGTTGCGGGCTCAAAAGCTTGGCAAGCCGGAGATCGAGAAACGCACCAATGAGGCGGCGGCTATTCTGGGCCTTGAGGAGTTGCTGGCGCGGCGGCCGGGCGAGCTGTCGGGCGGGCAAAAACAGCGCGTTGCCATGGGCCGCGCCATCGTGCGCAAGCCAAAAGTGTTTTTGTTTGACGAGCCGTTATCGAACCTTGATGCCAAGTTGCGCCACAAAATGCGCGCCGAAATGAAGCTGCTGCATCAACAGGTGCAAACGACCACGATTTATGTGACGCATGATCAGGTTGAGGCAATGACGCTGGCCGACAGGATTGTGATTATGTGTAACGGGCGGATTGAGCAGGTCGGCACGCCGGATGAAGTTTATAAAACCCCAAAAACTCAATTTGTGGCTGGGTTTATTGGCTCGCCAGCGATGAATTTTGTGACCGGCATAGTCGAGGCTGCTGGACGCGGGACGGCGCTGAAAACGGATGATGGGTCTGTTATTGCGATGCCGAAATGTCTGGCCAAGGTGGGCAAGCGTGTGACGGTCGGTTTCCGGCCTGAACATATGCAACTGGCCAGCACTACAACCAAGCCGAAATCGGCTATTTCAGTGTCCGTCACCCCTTCGGTAATCGAACCAATGGGGCATGAAACGATCGTTACTTGCAATGCACCTTTTGGCGAGATAACCAGTAGAATTACCGAAGAAGTAAAGCTGCGCGTGGGCCGGGAATTGCAGTTTCATGTGGCGTCCGACAAGCTGCATTTCTTTGACGATAAAACTGGTAAACGTATGGAATAA
- a CDS encoding ROK family protein: protein MITQIGRLCAAAARKAGVVKDSVRFAVIGVPGVHDPADGSVQMAPNIPGIDTIDFHSSVSVELGCDVVLENDVNLAALGEQWAGSGIDCDNLAFIAMGTGIGAGLILNGQLIRGAAGAAGELGYVAFGADPFDPESLRVGAFEREAGSIALKTRYMALSGKSLGVPEIFNKANEGDENAKQVLRDTARLVARGIATLAAITDPDIVVLGGSIGHRSELLMEIQTALALCFPRPLRIETSKLGKHAALIGGAALGLSHLHHTLFADGLAGVDISLPELRAPDWEGAA, encoded by the coding sequence ATCATTACGCAGATAGGACGCCTTTGTGCGGCTGCGGCACGGAAAGCTGGTGTTGTAAAAGATAGTGTGCGCTTTGCTGTAATCGGTGTGCCGGGTGTACACGACCCCGCCGATGGATCGGTGCAAATGGCACCTAATATTCCGGGCATCGACACGATTGATTTCCACTCCAGTGTAAGCGTTGAGCTTGGCTGTGATGTTGTTCTTGAAAATGATGTAAATCTCGCAGCCCTTGGCGAACAGTGGGCTGGATCCGGGATTGATTGCGATAATCTAGCCTTTATCGCAATGGGAACTGGGATCGGTGCTGGTCTAATTCTGAATGGCCAATTAATTAGGGGTGCTGCTGGAGCTGCCGGCGAATTGGGCTACGTGGCGTTTGGCGCGGACCCGTTTGATCCTGAGTCACTTCGGGTTGGCGCGTTCGAGCGCGAAGCGGGATCAATTGCACTAAAAACACGATATATGGCCTTGTCTGGCAAAAGTCTGGGCGTTCCAGAAATCTTCAACAAGGCGAATGAAGGTGATGAAAATGCGAAACAAGTGTTGCGCGATACTGCGCGGCTTGTTGCGCGTGGCATTGCCACGCTTGCTGCCATTACGGACCCAGATATCGTTGTGCTTGGCGGTTCAATTGGGCATCGATCAGAGCTGCTTATGGAAATACAAACGGCCCTAGCATTATGTTTTCCGCGCCCTCTACGCATCGAAACAAGTAAACTTGGTAAACATGCCGCCTTGATTGGTGGCGCGGCTCTTGGGCTGTCTCATTTGCATCATACGCTCTTTGCTGACGGCTTGGCTGGTGTTGATATTTCACTTCCTGAACTCCGCGCACCTGATTGGGAAGGCGCCGCGTAA
- a CDS encoding iron-containing alcohol dehydrogenase has protein sequence MMWTYQNPVEMIFGNGAFALLPELIAGRSYALITYPDKFFADIAAEISAKAGDALLTIKDVAPNPDTSLLTEQSKRFKKLAKKPEVIVALGGGSVIDSAKVFAASDGDFNKVLNILQMNDCDGTLNTIPLIAVPTTAGTGSEVTCWATLWSSETQQKFSLADKELYPEKALIDPTLTLKKPRDLTLVTALDALSHSLESIWNINANPVSARFAVEAAKSILRDLPTLLDNLDDLELRTNIAEASLNAGLAFSNTKTAIAHNMSYPLTLGWGIQHGIACSFTLPSVLQSVIGIGGFRENSLKQIFGEDLAKGTDDLTTFLKDVGVGHRFADHQISPSSFQDIIDEAFKGDRGKNFVGLKDKLMEAARERGMV, from the coding sequence ATTATGTGGACTTATCAAAACCCGGTAGAAATGATATTTGGTAATGGAGCGTTTGCCTTGCTGCCAGAATTAATCGCCGGTCGCAGTTATGCCTTAATAACCTATCCAGACAAGTTCTTTGCTGACATTGCAGCTGAAATCAGCGCGAAAGCAGGCGATGCCCTTTTGACAATAAAGGATGTTGCCCCCAATCCAGATACAAGTCTTCTTACCGAACAATCAAAGCGATTTAAGAAACTGGCAAAAAAACCAGAGGTGATTGTTGCGCTTGGAGGAGGCTCGGTGATTGATTCTGCAAAAGTATTCGCGGCGTCCGATGGCGATTTTAATAAAGTCCTTAACATACTCCAAATGAATGATTGTGATGGTACGCTGAACACCATCCCTCTTATTGCAGTTCCAACAACTGCTGGTACTGGTAGTGAAGTGACTTGTTGGGCCACGTTGTGGAGCAGTGAAACTCAGCAGAAGTTTTCTTTGGCAGATAAAGAGCTTTATCCGGAAAAAGCGCTGATCGATCCGACATTAACACTGAAAAAGCCTCGCGATCTTACTCTTGTAACAGCACTTGATGCTTTATCGCATTCATTAGAAAGCATCTGGAACATTAATGCCAATCCTGTTTCGGCAAGATTTGCAGTTGAAGCAGCAAAAAGCATATTGCGTGATTTACCAACGCTTTTGGACAACCTAGACGATTTGGAGTTACGTACGAATATTGCGGAAGCTTCTTTAAATGCGGGTTTAGCATTTTCTAATACAAAAACGGCTATAGCCCATAACATGTCTTACCCCTTAACACTTGGTTGGGGAATACAACATGGGATCGCGTGCTCATTTACATTACCCTCTGTTTTGCAATCTGTAATTGGCATCGGTGGATTTCGTGAAAATAGCCTTAAGCAGATTTTTGGCGAAGATTTAGCCAAAGGTACTGATGACCTCACTACTTTCTTGAAGGATGTGGGAGTAGGACATCGATTTGCAGATCACCAAATATCTCCTTCAAGTTTTCAAGATATAATCGACGAAGCCTTTAAGGGTGATCGTGGTAAGAATTTCGTTGGATTAAAGGACAAACTTATGGAGGCAGCACGAGAAAGAGGCATGGTATAA
- a CDS encoding LysR family transcriptional regulator yields the protein MLYTELRSFHAVALNGGFSSAARALNISQPTLSMQVKALESFYEVELFWRVGRQSRLTPAGQNLFKKTLQLIQNESEAKDLLNSFKGLESGSLRIAAVGPFHATDMVAAFKAQHPSIDLSIQLGNSQRSFERLIDYESDVGIIAEVKADSNVITIPYSSHDVVAFVNSDHCFFEKDSISIRELENQKVIQRELGSTTRNAIEHALLEHQISMHAVLEIGSREGIWKAVEQGIGIGFVADFEFIPHSNLRAIPIHDVKICTQYFLAYLKERKDSKLINAFCDIALSK from the coding sequence ATGCTTTACACTGAGTTGCGATCATTTCATGCTGTAGCACTAAACGGGGGTTTTTCATCTGCCGCTAGAGCTTTAAACATCAGCCAGCCAACACTTTCTATGCAAGTAAAGGCCTTGGAGAGTTTCTATGAAGTGGAACTATTCTGGCGCGTTGGGCGGCAAAGCCGATTAACGCCTGCAGGCCAGAATCTATTCAAAAAAACGTTGCAGCTAATACAAAATGAGTCAGAAGCAAAAGATTTATTAAATTCATTCAAGGGTTTGGAATCTGGCTCTTTGAGGATTGCAGCAGTTGGGCCTTTTCATGCCACGGATATGGTTGCTGCTTTTAAAGCTCAACACCCATCCATTGATTTGAGTATTCAATTAGGAAACTCTCAACGCAGTTTTGAACGTTTAATTGATTATGAATCTGACGTGGGAATAATAGCAGAAGTGAAGGCAGATTCTAATGTCATAACAATACCATATAGCTCTCACGATGTCGTGGCTTTTGTAAATTCCGACCACTGTTTTTTTGAGAAAGATAGCATTTCAATCAGGGAACTAGAAAATCAAAAAGTTATACAACGAGAACTCGGGTCAACCACTCGGAATGCGATTGAACATGCTTTGTTAGAACACCAAATTTCAATGCATGCGGTGCTTGAAATTGGTAGTAGAGAGGGGATTTGGAAAGCAGTAGAACAAGGTATTGGAATTGGGTTTGTTGCCGATTTTGAATTTATTCCCCATTCGAATCTACGTGCAATACCTATTCATGACGTAAAAATTTGCACTCAATATTTTTTGGCGTATTTAAAAGAACGAAAAGACTCCAAGTTAATAAATGCATTTTGTGACATTGCACTGTCAAAATAA
- a CDS encoding EamA family transporter, which translates to MEIGWITLVLLSAALHPLRDVALKGVLYPIAAYIGVAICWIFLALIHSQIEGHDLSLPDETWGLVALSALGLVIYYYGTLSALRRGDLSAYYPIVRSSPAAIVVFSFLFLDQTYSWMAILGIALVIVGSLMIQKPARGFAMDRRALILTVLAMLGSAAYTLTDSIAMQDVQPALFLFYVYIIVSGLLFALWCRENAGLAPALRATLEGWKQAPVRILLAGTISYLSYAMILFAFQKGAEAAAVSAVRQVSIPISVILAAVALHETQIPKRLGWASMIALGIICIVPL; encoded by the coding sequence TTGGAGATCGGCTGGATCACATTGGTGCTTTTGTCAGCAGCGCTACATCCGTTGCGCGATGTGGCGCTGAAGGGGGTTCTGTATCCAATTGCCGCATATATCGGGGTTGCGATCTGCTGGATTTTTCTCGCATTGATCCACAGCCAGATCGAGGGTCATGACCTTTCGCTTCCAGACGAGACTTGGGGATTGGTTGCGCTCTCTGCGCTCGGGCTGGTGATTTATTACTATGGAACGCTTTCGGCGCTCCGCCGAGGGGATCTTTCGGCATATTACCCGATCGTGCGCTCATCGCCTGCGGCCATCGTTGTCTTCAGCTTCCTGTTTCTGGATCAAACCTACTCTTGGATGGCGATCCTCGGCATCGCACTGGTGATTGTCGGAAGCCTGATGATCCAAAAGCCCGCGCGCGGTTTCGCCATGGATCGCCGTGCCCTGATCTTGACCGTGCTAGCGATGCTGGGTTCCGCCGCTTACACATTAACCGATTCCATCGCGATGCAGGACGTCCAGCCAGCCCTGTTTCTGTTTTACGTCTATATCATTGTGTCCGGCTTACTCTTCGCCCTCTGGTGTCGCGAAAACGCCGGACTGGCGCCCGCCTTGCGCGCAACGCTTGAGGGCTGGAAGCAGGCGCCGGTCAGAATACTTCTCGCAGGCACGATCTCATACCTTTCCTATGCGATGATCCTTTTCGCGTTTCAAAAAGGCGCAGAAGCCGCCGCCGTCAGTGCAGTGCGTCAGGTGTCGATACCAATCTCGGTCATTCTGGCCGCAGTCGCGCTGCACGAAACCCAAATTCCAAAGCGCCTCGGCTGGGCCAGTATGATTGCACTCGGGATCATTTGCATTGTGCCGCTTTGA